In Actinomycetota bacterium, the DNA window GCGTGGTCGAGGTCGCCCCCGGCATCCGTGTCGCGTTCAAGATCGAGAGCCACAACCACCCGTCCGCCGTCGAGCCCTTCCAGGGGGCGGCCACCGGGGTGGGCGGGATCGTCCGCGACATCCTGTCGCTGGGAGCCCGTCCGATCGCGCTCCTCGACCCCCTGCGGTTCGGTCCGCTCACCGACGCTCGCAACCGGTTCCTGTTCGACGGCGTCGTGAAGGGCATCGCGAGCTACGGCAACTCGCTCGGGCTCCCCACGGTGGGAGGCGAGGCGGTCTTCGACCCCTGCTACGACGGCAACCCCCTCGTGAACGTGATGTGCGCGGGGATCCTCGAGGATCCGGACATCCTGCGCTCGGCCGCCACCGCCCCCGGACAGCTCGCCCTGCTCTTCGGGTCCCGCACGGGCCGGGACGGGATCGGCGGCGCCTCGATCCTGGCCTCGAAGGAGTTCGAGGAGGGCGAGGAGAGCAAGCGGCCGAGCGTCCAGGTCGGCGACCCCTTCATGGAGAAGCTCCTCATCGAGGCGTGCCTGGAGATGAAGCGCGAGGGGCTGCTGGCCGGCATCCAGGACCTCGGCGCGGCCGGGATCTCGTGCGCGGTCTCCGAGACGGCGGCCGCCGGGGGGCTGGGGATCGAGGCCGATTTGGGCTCGGTCCCGCTGCGCGAGCAGGACATGGAGCCGTGGGAGATCTGCATGTCCGAGTCGCAGGAGCGGATGCTCGCCGCGATCGAACCCGGACGCATCGACCGCGCCATCGAGATATGCCGCCGGTGGGGGCTCGAGGCGGCCATCGTCGGCCGGTACACGGAGGGTGGACGGGTCGTCGTCCGCGGGGGGGACACGCTCTTGGCCGACGTCCCGGCCGACTCGCTCGCCGAAGGACCCCTCTACGACCGCCCGACCGCGGACCGCGACCGTACGGATCAGCACTCGCTCGACCCCCTCGACCTGGGCTGGCCGCAGCCGGAGGAGCTGCTCATGCGAGTCCTGCGGTCGCCCACCGTCGCGTCGAAGGGGTGGGTCTGGCACCAGTACGACCACATGGTGAGGCTCAACACGCTGGTCGTGCCGGGCTCGGACGGCGCGGTCCTGCGCGTGCCGGAGTCGACCCGGGGGCCGGGGCAGCCGGGCATCGTCCTGTCCACCGACGGACCGGGCCGCTTCTGCGCCCTGGACCCCTACGGGGGCGGGTTGCTCGCGGTGGCGGAGTCCGCGCGCAACGTCGCCTGCCTGGGAGCCCGTCCGCTCGCCATCACGAACTGCCTCAACTTCGCCTCGCCCGAGCGACCCGAGGTGATGGGCGACTTCGCGCGCGTCGTGCGCGGGATGGGGGCCGCGTGCGCCGAGTTCGCGATCCCCGTCACCGGCGGCAACGTGTCCTTCTACAACGAGTCTCCGGCGGGCGCCGTCCACCCCACACCGGTCGTGGGGATGCTCGGCGTCCTCGACGACGCCTACACGTACCGTCCCCTGGCGCCGCGTCCCGGGGACGTGCTCGTCCTGCTCGGGGAGACGCGTCCCGAGCTCGGTGGGAGCGAGGCGCTCGCGCTCGTCCACGGGTTGGTGGCCGGACGCGCCCCGTTCGTGGACGTGCAGGCCGAGGGACGCCTGGTCAGGCTCCTGGGCGACCCGCGGCTGGGGACCGCCGCCCACGACTGCTCTGACGGAGGTCTGGCCGTCACCCTGGCCGAGATGGCGATCGCGGCCGGGTGCGGGATCTCGGTGGAGATGACGCCGGGCGCCGACCCCGTCTGGTGGCTCTTCGGTGAGTCGACCGCGCGGGCCGTCCTCGCCTGCTCGCCCGAGGAGGTCGACCGGGTCCTGGCCGTGGCCGGGCGGGCCCGGGTCCCCGCCGCGCCGATCGGGACGGTGACGGGTGGGGCGCTGGAGGTGCGGGGCGTCCTCAGCGTCGCCTTGGAGGACCTGGCCGCCGCCTACCGGGGCGCCATCCCCGAGATGATGCAGACATGAGGAGGCTGGCGCTCGTCCTGGTGCTCGCGCTCGCGGCGGCCGGGTGCCGCGGTGACGACGAGGGTCCCGGCGGGGGCGACGACGCCGCGGCCGCCCTGACTGAGATCGCCCAGAAGGCGGAGCCGCTCACCTACAAGGCG includes these proteins:
- the purL gene encoding phosphoribosylformylglycinamidine synthase subunit PurL, with product MSTTEQVPLYQALGLTRPEYDDIVRTLDREPSHTELAMFSVMWSEHCSYKSSRRFLRDLPTDAPWLVVGPGENAGVVEVAPGIRVAFKIESHNHPSAVEPFQGAATGVGGIVRDILSLGARPIALLDPLRFGPLTDARNRFLFDGVVKGIASYGNSLGLPTVGGEAVFDPCYDGNPLVNVMCAGILEDPDILRSAATAPGQLALLFGSRTGRDGIGGASILASKEFEEGEESKRPSVQVGDPFMEKLLIEACLEMKREGLLAGIQDLGAAGISCAVSETAAAGGLGIEADLGSVPLREQDMEPWEICMSESQERMLAAIEPGRIDRAIEICRRWGLEAAIVGRYTEGGRVVVRGGDTLLADVPADSLAEGPLYDRPTADRDRTDQHSLDPLDLGWPQPEELLMRVLRSPTVASKGWVWHQYDHMVRLNTLVVPGSDGAVLRVPESTRGPGQPGIVLSTDGPGRFCALDPYGGGLLAVAESARNVACLGARPLAITNCLNFASPERPEVMGDFARVVRGMGAACAEFAIPVTGGNVSFYNESPAGAVHPTPVVGMLGVLDDAYTYRPLAPRPGDVLVLLGETRPELGGSEALALVHGLVAGRAPFVDVQAEGRLVRLLGDPRLGTAAHDCSDGGLAVTLAEMAIAAGCGISVEMTPGADPVWWLFGESTARAVLACSPEEVDRVLAVAGRARVPAAPIGTVTGGALEVRGVLSVALEDLAAAYRGAIPEMMQT